One genomic window of Actinoplanes lobatus includes the following:
- a CDS encoding thiamine pyrophosphate-binding protein, which yields MSDTAAEALVAQLESYGVEHIFGTCGHTNIALLDAIGRSRIRFVIARHEQAAAHAADGYARATGRTGVVLLHVGPGMTNAVTGVMTAALDSVPLVAIAGDVPSYYFGRHPHQEVNLHADGDQTAIYRPFVKRAWQVHRAEDLARFTERAFWTAASGRPGAVLLSVPMDHFSRPLPAVREYPLAVVRRPDLPAEVAEQIAGLLLQAQRPLVYLGGGLRRGPGLDALRELVEHLDIPVVHSLMAKGTLSDDHPLLLGMPGFWGLEITNRYTREADVVLALATRFAETDASSWDRRYTWQFPPGRLIQIDIDPAEIGRNFPVAVGAVADVTRAVQAINTAVRARQSEPRPHEGLRETITAARRTLFADSRGRGASDRFPLRPERILADLREILPADAVLVTDVGWNKNGVAQCYELPEQGRFITPGGASTMGFGPAAAVGVQIAEPDRTVVALVGDGGMSAQLPALPMAVEQGAPVIFVVMNNGSHGTISDLQAVNFGQSYGCDFTGPDGKPYSPDFAALGRACGADGYNLTTADGLGEALRTALAARRPAVIDVPMVNEPVPTPGHWNIKDIYQGVFE from the coding sequence ATGAGCGACACCGCCGCCGAGGCCCTGGTCGCCCAGCTCGAGTCGTACGGTGTCGAGCACATCTTCGGCACCTGCGGGCACACCAACATCGCCCTGCTCGACGCGATCGGCCGCAGCCGGATCCGGTTCGTGATCGCCCGCCACGAGCAGGCCGCCGCGCACGCCGCCGACGGCTACGCCCGCGCCACCGGCCGGACCGGGGTCGTGCTGCTGCATGTCGGCCCCGGCATGACCAATGCCGTCACCGGTGTGATGACCGCGGCCCTCGACTCGGTGCCGCTGGTCGCGATCGCGGGGGACGTCCCGTCCTACTACTTCGGCCGGCACCCGCACCAGGAGGTGAACCTGCACGCCGACGGCGACCAGACCGCGATCTACCGGCCGTTCGTCAAACGCGCCTGGCAGGTCCACCGGGCCGAGGACCTGGCCCGATTCACCGAACGCGCGTTCTGGACGGCCGCCTCCGGCCGGCCCGGGGCTGTGCTGCTCAGTGTGCCGATGGATCACTTCTCCCGGCCGTTGCCCGCCGTGCGGGAGTATCCGCTCGCCGTGGTGCGGCGGCCGGACCTGCCGGCCGAGGTGGCCGAGCAGATCGCCGGGCTGCTCCTGCAGGCCCAGCGGCCACTGGTCTACCTGGGCGGTGGGCTGCGGCGCGGGCCCGGCCTGGACGCGCTGCGGGAACTGGTCGAGCACCTCGACATCCCGGTCGTGCACTCACTGATGGCCAAAGGCACCCTGTCCGACGACCATCCGCTGCTGCTGGGCATGCCCGGGTTCTGGGGACTGGAGATCACCAACCGGTACACCCGGGAAGCCGACGTGGTCCTGGCCCTGGCCACCCGGTTCGCCGAGACCGACGCCAGCAGTTGGGACCGCCGCTACACGTGGCAGTTCCCGCCCGGGCGGCTGATCCAGATCGACATCGACCCGGCGGAGATCGGCCGGAACTTCCCGGTCGCCGTCGGTGCGGTCGCCGACGTCACCCGGGCAGTCCAGGCGATCAACACTGCCGTGCGCGCCCGGCAATCCGAGCCCCGGCCGCACGAAGGCCTTCGGGAGACCATCACCGCGGCGCGGCGGACCCTGTTCGCCGACAGCCGGGGACGCGGAGCCAGCGACAGGTTCCCCCTGCGCCCGGAGCGGATCCTCGCCGACCTGCGCGAGATCCTGCCGGCGGACGCGGTGCTGGTCACCGACGTGGGCTGGAACAAGAACGGCGTCGCCCAATGCTATGAGCTGCCGGAACAGGGGCGGTTCATCACGCCGGGCGGGGCGTCCACGATGGGGTTCGGGCCGGCGGCCGCCGTCGGGGTGCAGATCGCCGAACCGGACCGCACGGTGGTCGCGCTGGTCGGCGACGGCGGGATGAGCGCCCAGCTGCCGGCGCTGCCGATGGCCGTCGAGCAGGGCGCGCCGGTGATCTTCGTGGTGATGAACAACGGATCCCACGGCACCATCAGTGACCTGCAAGCCGTGAACTTCGGCCAGAGCTACGGCTGTGACTTCACCGGGCCGGACGGCAAACCGTACAGCCCGGATTTCGCCGCCCTGGGCCGTGCCTGCGGCGCCGACGGCTACAACCTTACGACCGCCGACGGTCTCGGCGAGGCCCTGCGGACGGCACTGGCCGCACGCCGGCCGGCCGTCATCGATGTGCCGATGGTCAACGAGCCGGTGCCCACCCCGGGCCACTGGAACATCAAGGACATCTACCAGGGCGTCTTCGAATAG